In one Rhinopithecus roxellana isolate Shanxi Qingling chromosome 1, ASM756505v1, whole genome shotgun sequence genomic region, the following are encoded:
- the ACVR2B gene encoding activin receptor type-2B, whose translation MTAPWAALALLWGSLCAGSGRGEAETRECIYYNANWELERTNQSGLERCEGEQDKRLHCYASWRNSSGTIELVKKGCWLDDFNCYDRQECVATEENPQVYFCCCEGNFCNERFTHLPEAGGPEVTYEPPPTAPTLLTVLAYSLLPIGGLSLIVLLAFWMYRHRKPPYGHVDIHEDPGPPPPSPLVGLKPLQLLEIKARGRFGCVWKAQLMNDFVAVKIFPLQDKQSWQSEREIFSTPGMKHENLLQFIAAEKRGSNLEVELWLITAFHDKGSLTDYLKGNIITWNELCHVAETMSRGLSYLHEDVPWCRGEGHKPSIAHRDFKSKNVLLKSDLTAVLADFGLAVRFEPGKPPGDTHGQVGTRRYMAPEVLEGAINFQRDAFLRIDMYAMGLVLWELVSRCKAADGPVDEYMLPFEEEIGQHPSLEELQEVVVHKKMRPTIKDHWLKHPGLAQLCVTIEECWDHDAEARLSAGCVEERVSLIRRSVNGTTSDCLVSLVTSVTNVDLPPKESSI comes from the exons GCTCTGGGcgtggggaggctgagacacgggAGTGCATCTACTACAACGCCAACTGGGAGCTGGAGCGCACCAACCAGAGTGGCCTGGAGCGCTGCGAGGGCGAGCAGGACAAGCGGCTGCACTGCTACGCCTCCTGGCGCAACAGCTCTGGCACCATCGAGCTCGTGAAGAAGGGCTGCTGGCTAGATGACTTCAACTGCTATGATAG GCAGGAGTGTGTGGCCACTGAGGAGAACCCCCAGGTGTACTTCTGCTGCTGTGAAGGCAACTTCTGCAACGAGCGCTTCACTCatttgccagaggctgggggccCAGAAG TCACGTATGAGCCACCTCCGACAGCCCCCACCCTGCTCACGGTGCTGGCCTACTCACTGCTGCCCATCGGGGGCCTTTCCCTCATCGTCCTGCTGGCCTTTTGGATGTACCGGCATCGCAAGCCCCCGTACGGTCATGTGGACATCCATGAG GACCCTGGGcctccacccccatcccctcTGGTGGGCCTGAAGCCACTGCAGCTGCTGGAGATCAAGGCTCGGGGGCGCTTTGGCTGTGTCTGGAAGGCCCAGCTCATGAATGACTTTGTAGCTGTCAAGATCTTCCCACTCCAG GACAAGCAGTCGTGGCAGAGTGAACGGGAGATCTTCAGCACACCTGGCATGAAGCACGAGAACCTGCTACAGTTCATTGCTGCCGAGAAGCGAGGCTCCAACCTCGAAGTAGAGCTGTGGCTCATCACGGCCTTCCACGACAAG GGCTCCCTCACAGATTACCTCAAGGGGAACATCATCACATGGAATGAACTGTGTCACGTAGCAGAGACGATGTCGCGAGGCCTCTCATACCTGCATGAGGACGTGCCCTGGTGCCGTGGCGAGGGCCACAAGCCGTCTATTGCCCACAG GGACTTTAAAAGTAAGAATGTATTGCTGAAGAGCGACCTCACAGCCGTGCTGGCTGACTTTGGCTTGGCTGTTCGATTTGAGCCAGGGAAACCTCCAGGGGACACCCACGGACAG GTAGGCACGAGACGGTACATGGCTCCTGAGGTGCTCGAGGGAGCCATCAACTTCCAGAGAGATGCCTTCCTGCGCATTGACATGTATGCCATGGGGCTGGTGCTGTGGGAGCTTGTGTCTCGCTGCAAGGCTGCAGACG GACCCGTGGATGAGTACATGCTGCCCTTCGAGGAAGAGATTGGCCAGCACCCTTCGTTGGAAGAGCTGCAGGAGGTGGTGGTGCACAAGAAGATGAGGCCCACCATTAAGGATCACTGGTTGAAACACCCG GGCCTGGCCCAGCTTTGTGTGACCATCGAGGAGTGCTGGGACCATGATGCAGAGGCTCGCTTGTCTGCGGGCTGTGTGGAGGAGCGGGTGTCCCTGATTCGGAGGTCAGTCAACGGCACTACCTCGGACTGTCTCGTTTCCCTGGTGACCTCTGTCACCAATGTGGACCTGCCCCCTAAAGAGTCAAGCATCTAA